The genomic DNA CGGTGATGGTCAGGCCGGACTCGGCGGCGAATTGGGCGAGTTCGGTTTTCCAGGTGCGGGTGCGATACCCGTTGGAGCCGCCCGCATCGGCGGTGATGAGCAACCGGCCGGCCGTGGGATAGGCGGCCCGCCCGGCTGCATTCCACCAGCGTCGGATCGATTCGACGGCGAACGCGGCGGTGTCGTGGTCGGTGCCGACGTTGACCCAGCCGGTGTTCGCGGCGACGTCGTAGATGCCGTAGGGCACTGCTCTGCCCAGCTCGCGGTCGGGGAAGTCGTGGGTGTCGACCCGTACCGGCTCGCCTCTAGGCTCCCATTCACGGCCGTTGTTCTTGAACGGGCCGACCAATTCCTTCTTCTTCGTGTCCACACTGATCACCGGCGCCCCGCCGTCCCGGTGGGCGCGGGCTTGTTCGTTGAGGTAGTGGAACTGCGCGTCCCGGTCGGGATGCTGCTTGCCCTCCAGAGTCTTGGCGTTGCTCTGCAGGCTGAAGCCCTCCTCGCGCAGGAGGTCGCCCACCGTGTCCGCACAGATCCTGTGACCCTGCCGGGTCAGTTCCTTGGCGAGCTTGCGGGTCGATTTGGTGGTCCAGCGCAGCGGCGACATGGGATCTCCGCGGACGTCGGGCTCGACCAGCGCGAGAAGCGCCTCCCGTACGGCCGGGCTCCGGTCGGCGACGCGTTTGCGGCCAGCGCCGGGTCGGCGGATCCGTCCCAACGGGGCCTCTCCAGAGGCGAGTTCGCGTATTCCGGCAGACACCCTGGCTTCACGGACGCCGGCGGCGCGGGCGACCGCTCTGATCCCGCCGTGGCCGAGGGACTGGGCCTCCGCTCCTATCAGCAGACGACGCTGCCGTTCGTCAAGGTGCGGCAGTATCGCCTCGAACTTGGCTGCCAGCATGGCCCGTTGCTCTTCCGACCCGCTCATGCCGGATCAACGAACCACCGAGCAGAAAGCCACGAGTTAAAGATCTGCACGCCCTAAGGTCGCCTAACACAATGAGCTATCGGAATGGCTGTCTGTCAGAGAGACGTGGCGGTGGGGTGTGTGACGGCTTGCGGCCGACCCGACGTGCGACGGTTACTGCGCAGGAGAACTACACGCATGCTGTTCGGTGCCGTTCTCTGATCCCGTTGAGTAGTTCGGGACGGGGGCCGGGGAGGTGGGCGGGTGCCAGGTGAGAATCCAGCCGGCGGTCAGCGCCGCCGCGCCGCCTGCCAGGGCGATTGCGCTGCCTGTTCCGATGCCTGCGGCCACCGAGCCGAAGCAGGCCGGTCCGACGCCCTGCAGCGTCATGTTGCCGGAGCCGAGCAGACCGAAGGCCTGGCCCTGGCCATCTGGCGGCAGAGCGTCCAGGAACGGCCGTTGCAGGCCGAGACTGTAGGCGAATCCGAAGCCGCAGAGCAGCAGCAGACAGGACGAGACGCCCACTCCGGGCTCGGCGGCGAAGCCGACCAGCGGCAATCCCATCAGCGCAATCAGCGGGACTACCAGTCGCTCCCGGGTGGGTGGTAGTAGGAGTCGGCCCACCAGCAAGTCGCCGACAAGCATGCCGACCGGCAGACAACCCATCAGCAGCGCGTACCAGCCGGGGGCGAAGTGGCGTCCTCCCGCGTAGGCGACGATCAGGCCTTCCGCGCCCGCTACGAACGCGGACGGTAGCCACTGGGCCAGCATCAGTCGTCTCACCGTGCGTCCGTGCAGCAGCAGGCCGGCACCGTGCAGGCTTGCCCGGACGGCCCCGCCATTGCCCCGAGCGCTGCCGGGTGTGCCGCCGAACTCTCCCGGCTGCAGCCGGGGTAGCCGGATGAGGATAGCGAGCGCGCAGCCGAGGTAGAGGAGGGCGCTTACCGCGAGTGCCCGGTGTGGGCCGAGTACCGCGACGGCCGCACCTCCCAGTGCTAGACCGAACAATTGCGCGCCGGAGGAGGCGATGTTGTTCAGTGAACGGCCCAGTACATAGGCGTCGCCCTGCAGCGACTGCGCGACCAGCCGACTCGACGCGCCGCCGAACACCGGTGTGGCGAGGGCGACCAGCGCCACGACACCGAGGCTTGCCGCGATCGGCATCCGCACCAGGGCGAGCAGCAGGGCGGCGGCGCACTCCAAGGCGTAGCCGCCGGTGATGAGCGCGCGGGGCGGCAGTCGGTCGGCCAGTGAGCCCAGCAGCAGCGAGCCGAACAGCTGCGGGAGGAAGCCGATGCCGAAGGCCAGTGCGCTCAGCAGCGCGGAGCCGGTGGCTGCGAAGACCAGAACCGAGAACGTGGTGATCCGCAGCGAGTCCGCAGTGATCGCGACGGTGCGGGTTGAAAAGAGCAGCCGGAATCGTGGCTCGGCCAGCACCTCCCGGTAGGTGGCACGGTGGTTGGCCTGCGCGGGTTCGGCGGTTGGGGTCATGACGCCCAGCCTCGCCGTGCGCCTACGCCACTCACCAATGATTCGTCGCTGGACGAATCGGAACAACGTCCCGCGGTAGCATGGCAGGGTGCTGCGCTTCGAAGTCTCCGTCGAGGACCTTCTGCGCAGCCGCTTCGCACTGTCGCCCGCGCTGGACCTCTGCCTACTGCTGCGCTCGCTCACCGGCCAAGACCGGCCGCTGCCGCGAGCATGGGCCACCCGGCTCATGCCGGCCGTTGAACGGCTTCGCCGCGAGACCGAACTGGACGCCGCCCTCGCCCTGCAAAGCCCGCAAGGCGGACCGAACTTCGTCGCCCCGCCCCCGCGCGGCCTCAACCAGACCTGGGCAGACGACCTGGCCATGATCCGGGCAACACCGCTGGAAGCGGCCCGCCACGAATTCGCCACCACCGCGACCGGCCCGTTGGCCCGCGATCCCCGCGTACGCGCAGTGCTGGACTCGACGGACGCCGTCTCCAGGATCGCCGAGGCGATGGACCAGGCGTGGCACGAGCTGCTCGCCACGGACTGGCCGCAACTGCGCGCGATCTGTGAGCGCGATGTCGTGCACCGGGTGGGGGTGATCGGCGAACACGGATGGGCCACGACCATCGAGAGCCTGCACCCGGGCATCGCCTGGCGCGCCGGCGGTATCGAGCTCGGCTTCTTCCGAGGCGGAACAGTCCGCCTCGCCGGCGACGGTCTCCTGCTGATCCCTTCGGTCCTCGTCGGGAATATCGCCGCCCACCTGGAAGACCCCTGGCCCAGGACCTTGATCTATCCTGCCCGCGGCACCGCCGCCCTGTGGGGCGAACAGGAGACCGTCCCCCAACCGGACGCGCTGACCGCTCTGGTCGGCCGGGCCCGAGCCCGGCTGCTGTTGACGCTGGACGCCCCGGCCAGCACCAGCCACCTCGCCCGAAGCCTCGCCATGGCACCCGGCGCGGTAGGAGACCACCTCGCCATCCTGCGACGCGCGGGGCTGCTCGTCCGCGCCCGGTCCGGACGGGCGGTGCTCTACCGGCGCACCCCACTCGGTGAGGCACTGGTCGCCGGTTCGGACTGAGGGCGCAGATCAGCACTGTTTTTTGAGGCGCCGCCAGCAGATGATTGCGTAGCCGAGGGTGAGAAAGGCCTGGTGGATGTCAGCGCAGAATTCCCACCGGATACGCAGCCGACGAAACCAGCGCAGAAGTGCGAAAGCCGCTTCGACGACCCAGCGGTTCTTGCCCAGGCCGCTTCCGTGCTCGGTGCCGCGCCGGGCAATGAGCGGGCGGATGCCCAGCTCACGGACCTGACGGCGGTAAATGTTGTGGTCGTAACCGCGGTCGGCGTAGAAGACGTCAGGGCGCTGACGGGGACGTCCGCGCTTGCCGCGGATGGGCGGTACGGCGTGGATCAGGGGCAGGAGTTGGGTGACGTCGTTGCGGTTGCCACCGGTCACGGCGGCGGCCAGGGGTATGCCGTGGGCGTCGACAATGATGTGGTGCTTGCTTCCCGTCTTGCCCCGGTCCACTGGCGAGGGCCCAGTGGCGTCTCCGCCCTTCAGGGCCCGCAGGTGGGAGCCGTCGACGGAGGCGCGGGACAGGTCCAAGGAGCTCCCGGTCTACTACGTCTTCAACAACCTCGACGTGCTCACACCCCATAACGTACTGGTGACCGGCCGCACAGGCCCCTACGCACGCGCTGGCTCCGGCTCCCCTACCACCTCGTCGCTCTATCCCGCTCCCTCGCCTTCGACAGCGCCTTCGGGACCCCGCGCCCCTGCAGCGAACTACCGACCGCCGCCTGACAACCAAGCCTGCATGGCAGAGACTCGTCTACTCCTTCGAATCCAAGACGCGGGGGCGCGGCAGCACCTTCGATTGGCGCAGATCCTGGCCTGTAGTGCGTTCAGAACTTCTCAGATCAGCCCGTGGAAAGCATGCGTTTCGTCTTGGTCCCTGCCCCTGGGTATGCGGGACTCGGCGCGGTGCCTGGTGGTGCCTGCGACGGCCCTGTCCTGGCATTCCTTTCGGGTTGAGCGGCAGGCAGGATCGTGTGGGCGTCTAGAGGGTGGCGGGATCGCCGGAGGCTAGGGCGGAGGCAAGGTCGGTGGTGGCGGTCGCCTCCTCGATCCGTTCAGATTCGGCTACTTCGTGGTAGGCGACGAACCGGGTGCCGTCAGGCTGGAGACGGCTGAAGTAGTAGCAGCTGCTGTTCGATCCGAACGTTGTCGGGCGCAGCTTGATCAGTGGAGCTAGTCGGAGCGCGCTTCCGCTGTCGCGGGAGACGAGGTAGAGGCCGTCCTCCTCCAGGGGCAGGCTGGTCTGGATCCGCTCCTGTTTGAGCGTTGTGTTCGGTCCCATCGCCAGGTCTACGTCATGGTGGTGCACCCCGTTCCTGAACCGGGCGCCGCCGGCGCGCACCAGGGGGAAGTCCAGCCAGCCGGAACCGATCAGGTTCCGCAGGGTGTGTATGTGGCCGGTCAGGATATCGAGCTGCTCCTTCAGGGAGTCGTCGCCTGTCGTCCCGGAGTGGCCGCTCCAGGTGTTGCGTCGTTGGATCACTTCTCCGAACAGGTTCGTGACGTCGGTGCTGAGGAGGGTGTCCAGGAAGTCTGGTGGGGCGTCGGCGAAGGCTGCTCGTGCTCGTGCCTGCTCGTCGGTGTCGGTTCCGGTCAGTGCAGTGCGGTATCTCTTGGTGAGGCGCTGCAGGATGATGTGCCAGATGCCGAGGGTGGCGCGCTCGGGGGTGATTCCCACGTCGTGGAACTGTGCGGCGAGGGCAGGGAGTTCCTGTTCGAGGCGTGAGCGGTCCTGGAGAAGGGCGG from Streptomyces sp. NBC_01707 includes the following:
- a CDS encoding MFS transporter — encoded protein: MTPTAEPAQANHRATYREVLAEPRFRLLFSTRTVAITADSLRITTFSVLVFAATGSALLSALAFGIGFLPQLFGSLLLGSLADRLPPRALITGGYALECAAALLLALVRMPIAASLGVVALVALATPVFGGASSRLVAQSLQGDAYVLGRSLNNIASSGAQLFGLALGGAAVAVLGPHRALAVSALLYLGCALAILIRLPRLQPGEFGGTPGSARGNGGAVRASLHGAGLLLHGRTVRRLMLAQWLPSAFVAGAEGLIVAYAGGRHFAPGWYALLMGCLPVGMLVGDLLVGRLLLPPTRERLVVPLIALMGLPLVGFAAEPGVGVSSCLLLLCGFGFAYSLGLQRPFLDALPPDGQGQAFGLLGSGNMTLQGVGPACFGSVAAGIGTGSAIALAGGAAALTAGWILTWHPPTSPAPVPNYSTGSENGTEQHACSSPAQ
- a CDS encoding winged helix-turn-helix domain-containing protein — encoded protein: MLRFEVSVEDLLRSRFALSPALDLCLLLRSLTGQDRPLPRAWATRLMPAVERLRRETELDAALALQSPQGGPNFVAPPPRGLNQTWADDLAMIRATPLEAARHEFATTATGPLARDPRVRAVLDSTDAVSRIAEAMDQAWHELLATDWPQLRAICERDVVHRVGVIGEHGWATTIESLHPGIAWRAGGIELGFFRGGTVRLAGDGLLLIPSVLVGNIAAHLEDPWPRTLIYPARGTAALWGEQETVPQPDALTALVGRARARLLLTLDAPASTSHLARSLAMAPGAVGDHLAILRRAGLLVRARSGRAVLYRRTPLGEALVAGSD
- a CDS encoding ISAzo13 family transposase, whose protein sequence is MSGSEEQRAMLAAKFEAILPHLDERQRRLLIGAEAQSLGHGGIRAVARAAGVREARVSAGIRELASGEAPLGRIRRPGAGRKRVADRSPAVREALLALVEPDVRGDPMSPLRWTTKSTRKLAKELTRQGHRICADTVGDLLREEGFSLQSNAKTLEGKQHPDRDAQFHYLNEQARAHRDGGAPVISVDTKKKELVGPFKNNGREWEPRGEPVRVDTHDFPDRELGRAVPYGIYDVAANTGWVNVGTDHDTAAFAVESIRRWWNAAGRAAYPTAGRLLITADAGGSNGYRTRTWKTELAQFAAESGLTITVCHLPPGTSKWNRIEHRLFSHITMNWRGRPLTSHEVIVESIAATTTKTGLTVHAELDTNSYPTGIQVSDDEIAALPITRHRFHGDWNYTLHPQHPADAMASNSTSDQALASRPPRLTRRSLQDPELTGMTRQRLSELIDALTPALKVQREQVLRTRRGHERLVAPGTGAKAKLTPADRVLVTVLHLRKLATMDLLGQLFGVTAMTISRAKQEVRPLLEAHGHPISTSTARLRTPADVATFLAPDSTQTKVKKTS